A single genomic interval of Bos javanicus breed banteng chromosome 8, ARS-OSU_banteng_1.0, whole genome shotgun sequence harbors:
- the TMEM215 gene encoding transmembrane protein 215: MRPDDINPRTGLVVALVSVFLVFGFMFTVSGMKGETLGNIPLLAIGPAICLPGIAAIALARKTEGCTKWPENELLWVRKLPCFRKPKDKEVVELLRTPSDLESGKGSSDELAKKAGLRGKPSLQGQGELPMASSITTPTPMEEGECQSPGQSGRREETSRYLDGYCPSGSSLTYSALDAKCSAWDRSEHPEPEDSIFFVPQDSIIVCSYKQNSPYDRYCCYINQSQGRWDHETIV; this comes from the coding sequence ATGCGGCCCGATGACATCAACCCGAGGACTGGGCTGGTTGTGGCCCTGGTCAGCGTCTTCCTGGTCTTTGGCTTCATGTTCACAGTCTCTGGGATGAAAGGAGAGACTCTGGGGAACATCCCCCTCCTGGCCATAGGGCCCGCCATCTGCCTGCCAGGCATTGCGGCCATTGCCCTGGCGAGGAAAACCGAGGGTTGCACCAAGTGGCCCGAGAATGAGCTGCTGTGGGTCCGAAAGTTGCCGTGCTTCCGGAAACCCAAGGACAAGGAGGTGGTGGAACTGCTGAGGACCCCTTCAGACCTGGAGTCAGGCAAGGGGAGTTCAGATGAGCTGGCTAAGAAGGCGGGCCTCAGGGGGAAGCCTTCCCTCCAAGGGCAGGGCGAGTTGCCTATGGCCAGCTCCATCACCACCCCCACACCCATGGAGGAAGGAGAATGCCAGAGCCCTGGCCAGAGCGGGCGTCGGGAGGAGACGTCCAGATACTTGGATGGCTACTGTCCCTCGGGCAGCTCCCTCACCTACAGTGCCTTGGATGCCAAGTGCTCAGCCTGGGACAGGTCTGAGCATCCTGAGCCCGAGGATAGCATCTTCTTCGTGCCCCAGGACAGTATCATCGTTTGCTCCTACAAGCAGAACAGCCCCTATGACAGATACTGTTGTTACATCAATCAGAGCCAAGGCAGGTGGGACCACGAGACGATAGTCTAA